The nucleotide window tttggaaaaggttcattgaggaaaaaaaatgaaacattgcaaagcgccactgggtgtaatcgcatacaaagtaagtactataactacacatttatattcaattaacaccatatgatgatttcaattcaccctaattgattttttttgtcgtaaaagtgggttctaaggcaggagtagggtaacaactactgcggatactatgtttgcgagttcatcatggcgtactcaaagagaactcctgaagagcaactcaaagtacgtatataaatactttttcctttatattatttcgatcgtatagttacaatttctttattgctctcatttgtataagtaattacatgagcaatacacacacacacacatatatatatatatatatatatatatatatatatatattaatactttttcctttaatttttattgaagaccgaatggttgaggaaaagagtcatacgacttgaccaacttaaagcaattcgagagactatagcatgatttctaaatgaccaggtcatcaaccccaacggcgagttctacaatgacccgaatGAAACGTGGATGtcaaatctggaggagtgaattgctaaggacataaacaatttatatatcaaacctttgtaatatatatatatatatatgtatgtatgtatgcacatattatatgtacataaaataacgtgtgtatatatatgatcatcatatatatatgcatgtacgcgtatattcgtttgttatttatgtacaaagttcgaacaaAAACTTACacgtgcgaagtacacatatatattactattaacAGCGTATTctaaaatgtattttaatatcaaaactaatcattaaatgaaaaaagaaacaaaaaatagaacccagaaaaagaaaaaaagagggacatttagtcccggttggtgtttccaaccgggactaaaagtcctgctTCGTGACAGTCCCTGGCCAGGCCtggaggccccctttactcctggttagtgtttccaaccgggactaaaggtccccctttagtcccgggcgtcaagccgggactaaaggagggtacctttagtcctggattggtGCTCTCGGTtaagaaaccgggactaaaggggtttctcaaccgggagcaaaaagccttgctgcaccagtgttatttcttgatttaccctccttattgacagagtctaagtggctacacttctcctaagtggaagaattttcaaatttcatcttgagccccttacatccttctagcaagccttacttggctaaatccgaggtctcctaaccagttaaactagtcggcaTTGACTTTCGccgcccaggtcaccagttaaactgatcgGCATTGACTTTGACcgcctaggtcaccagttaaactggtcagctTTGATTTTCACCGccctaggtcaccagttaaactggtcggtttcgacttccactgcttggatcaccagttaaactgatcgACTTCACGTCAAAGTGCTCGGACTTGTGAAGACaacgttgctcaaaggatacaaggcgctcggggattagctgtgggggatatgacccccggtatccataagacaagacatgggtcgcaccatcagaggtggtccagcccataagatcaaggcgtgcaccgcaaggctacaatAAGACATTGTATAAtactaaataggatactttccttgtaaccctacccctacagagcatataaggaggggcaggggttcCCTAGTCGACATCCCCATACAGATCCTAGGCCTAGCCTAAGGCATATGATcacacgtaatatcatacaaagccaatacaatccaacaggccacaggagtagggtattacgtcgtgctgactgcccgaacctgtctaactcttgtctctgttgccttcttgttcttgattacgcgcacctctgtcgatcaatctaccttcgtgggatacccctcgaaggactgccgacgatatccTGACAAGACCAAATTACAACGAAGTCTTGCAACTGGATAAGAAGGCAACAGCGTCGGTGGCGTTGAGGAGGACGAATCCGCCAGCGAGGGGTCGCAGGGGCGTCGAAGACGCTTGCACCCGGATGGACTGACCGCGCATAGCGTCGGTTAAGGGTGGGTCTGTAGAGCCATCGAAGGAGATTCATGCCGGCGACCGAAGGATGTTGTTGAAGCCGTCACCGGAGATAGAAAAGGCTCAAGCCAGGATCCTAGGTGGAGGTGGAGCTGTCAAACCAACGCTAGAGGAGGAACTGCCTGGCTGAAGCAGGGAGCGACAGGACTGGTGGCTGCAAGAGGTGGAGGCGTGCAGCGAAGGGTGCGGAGTGGAGAAGAACGGATATCGGTGATGATGAGTGGAGGTGGGAGCGGAGGTAAAGGAGGGGATATCCCCATAGCAGGAGAacaaatttattttatttatactggCCATGGCGGAGATGTCGTCAACGGCGAGGAAGATGCCAAGAAGGCCATAGCAGCAACGACGACGGTGATAGCGACGGCGACGGCTGAGGTAGACACCCATCTCGGTGACCTCTACTGCTCTACGGCTACTAGCTACTAAGTACTAGGAGGGGGAGGGGGGCACTCTCTGTAGCtgcggcgagctcgccggagaCGGGAGGGAGGGGCCGAGGGGATCTGGATCTGGGTCGCGGGCGCTGGAGGAGAGAAAGAGAAGTTGCGTTTTTGCCGCTCCTTCTCCTGTGTGGTTGGGCGCTGGCAATTGTCAAAAATTAAAAATCGCCATCCAAGATTTGCCATAAACCACAGAAGCCAGCAAGCAGGCTGTCTGCCTGTTTCTGCTAGGAAGCCGAGATCTGTCAAAATTTAGAAAGCTTGACCTGTCGGCCGTTCACGATTACCTTTATGTTCACGTTCTTGGCCAAGCAAACGTTCCCTTCATGGCACGCCTCTCTTCCATCTCTGGTTACCACGCCGAGATGTCTGCCAATGACCTCAAAACCCGGCGCTAGACCACCATCCTGAACCGCATTGACCCCGCCGCGCCACGGCCGCGaggccggcgacgacgacgacgcaggCGAGGAGGCAAGACGGCGCCGGAGCGTCTGACGGACCACCATGACGTCGTCCGTGCGGCAGTGgtggcgccgcgccgccgcggcgcTCAAGGACAGGAGGAGCCTGCTCCTGgcgcgcctgcgcccgcgccggGCGGGTTCGTCGTCGTCGTGGCACCACCGGGAGCTGGAGGCGGCCGTGATCCGCGCGACGAGCCACGAGGACCGGTGGATGGACTACCGCAGCGCCGCGCGGGTGTTCGCGTGGGCGCGCTCGTCGCCCTCGGTCCTCCGCCCCGTCATGTGGGCGCTGGCGCGCCGCGCGCGGCGGACGCGGTGCTGGGTCGTGGCGCTCAAGTCGCTCATGGTCGCGCACGGCATTCTCCTCCGCTCGGGTCTCGCGCCCCGCGCGGCCCGCGCCGGGCGCGTCCCCTTCGAGCTCGCTGACTTCCGAGACAGGTCCTCGTTCTCGTCGTCGTCCGCAGCGAAGTCCCTGGCCTTCTCCGCCTTTGTGCGCGCGTACTTCCGGTTTCTGGACTACCGCTCCCTCTTCGCCGCGCTGGAGGACACTAGCGGCGATGACGACGCCAATAAGTGCTCGGATGATCCCCAAACGGCCTGTCTTGATCGGATAGCGAAGAAACAgttcctgctcgagctgctcCTGCAAATCCGCCCGTACGGCGACGGCATGGAGGTGCCGCTCGTCCTCGAGGCCATGGACTGCGCCCTCATCGAGATCTTCCAGGTGTACAGCGAGATATGTACCGCCATTGCGCGGTTCCTCGTCAGCGGCGTTCCAGGCGGGCCGGCGAAGCCGACGATGCGGAAGGCGGCCACGGCGGCAGGGTTGAAGGTGCTCTGGCGGGCGGCGGAGCAGAGCGCTCAGCTCTCGTCCTACTTCGACCTGTGCCGCGGGCTCGGCGTGGCCAATGCCCGCAAGCTCCCGGCGGCATTCGTTCGCTTGAAAGACGACGACGTCCGGGACCTCGAGCGGATCCTCATGAGTGACACCCAGGACGATAACAGTGACGAGGCGGAGCCGGAGGCGGAGGCAGAGGGGATGACGCCGGCTGACGTGAAGGACGCGGGGCCAACGTCGACGACCACTACGGTGGTGACGACGACAACGGAATGGGTGACATTCGACGATGAGAAATCAAGCGCTGGTGCTGTCGCCAGCGGCGGGGGTCACGTCTCTAATCACTGGAACCCCTTCGTCGCTGCGCCGTTAGACGGTCGGGAAGTCGGAAACCTGATCGAGCTTTTCTAGTTTTCTAACTGGACGCAATCTTGGGGTTAAGCCTTAGAAAAATTGTTAATTTTTCACCGCACCAAATTGTACATTGTGCTCTTTGTGACGTGACTCGTTTGATCCAGCTTTGTTACTTATTGAGTTCAACACTCCCATGACCACGTGGAGACTCTCTTCGGTCTCTAACGTGAAATATAATAAACAGGTAGTAACAATTTCATTTAAAATTACACTAACAATGATTTAAAACTCGAGACTTTTGGACACGCACCAACCATTTTCGACCCGAAAGATTAAAATATGAGAGAATATGGGCAATTTAGTTATACCTCAACACTTTGAAAGCAAGTACATTCAATCTCTTTTATTAGTGGATTGCTCTGTGCAATTATTTGAGGTGTGCACTATATTGACTAGCTTTTGGCAAATACCCTAAAGTCAGAAGCTGCACTGGTAATCAATTGTTTGAGTTGTACTCGGTCCATTCCAAATTGCAAGTCATTTTAGCTTTTCTATAACTTTTATTACGTATTTAGACATAACACACACACGTGTGTGTAGAAAGACTATATACctagaaaaccaaaacgatttacaatttagaacggatggagtacatTTTATAATATCATAGTAATCGACTGTGCCACCATATACCTATTAATATTGGTTTCATTAGCTTTAGATTTAACATGAATTAGCCATATGGATTAAACCATGCATGCAAAAATAATTGGCTATAAATCTTGGAAAACATTTATGAGATCAACATTTTTATTTGGTAGAAGATAATATTATGAATATAATCAAATTTATTCcatattttttaaatatttttctaTGAATTTGGAAAAAAATCTTTATTGCACAAACACTTACATGAATATAAATTTGAGGTAGCTTGTAAACTTATTGGATCTTGGAGGGCTAAAAGGCTCATTGACTACCCACCCGACTCTTGTTATTAGGGCTTGTTTGTTTCTGGCTTCTGTTGGCCAAAATGCCAGAAGCTGAAATAAATAACCTAGCTGTCGAGTTGGCTTTTGTAAAAACTAAAAAGTTGCCTTATGAGGGAACGAACTAAAAAATGAAACAAGTGTTTGAGTAGTTTTTCTAACTTTTGGTATGATGAGAACTTAAAAGTTTATTAAAAATCCAATAGAAAAAACAGCTAAAAACAAAAAATCCAGCTTTTGAACTAAAAGGCCAAAAGATACAACTCAAAGAAAGAGACTATTAGAGTATTCGGCCACATAAACACGAAGTCTTTAAACTTTTTCGTCAGTTTTCTTCGAGGATTTATAGAGACGTTGTGATCGTACAAGTCCAATCCATTTACGAACTTATTAATTGTTTGATGTCAGGAGAAATGAAGATAGCAATTTATTTcccaaaaaatataaaaatatttatataaACCATACGCTCCATATTTTCAAAAAGAAATGTACAAGAATGGATCGCGATCCAACTTTCAAGCGGTCCACGGGCCCACGGTACGCTGTCTGCCTGTCACAGCCCAACTAGTCGGGGAGGACGAAGAGCACTGGCCACCGTCGCCTGCTTGCCCGCGCCGCATAGAACGCCGCCCGCCGGAGCCGGCCCGACCCTGCGGCGCCGCTCGCTTCGTTGGTTATCCGTGTCGAAAGGCGAAACGGCAGCCAGGGAGACGGAGCCACGGCCGGAGGCAGTGTCGCAACGACGGCGTATCTGA belongs to Miscanthus floridulus cultivar M001 chromosome 4, ASM1932011v1, whole genome shotgun sequence and includes:
- the LOC136551891 gene encoding putative clathrin assembly protein At1g25240 encodes the protein MTSSVRQWWRRAAAALKDRRSLLLARLRPRRAGSSSSWHHRELEAAVIRATSHEDRWMDYRSAARVFAWARSSPSVLRPVMWALARRARRTRCWVVALKSLMVAHGILLRSGLAPRAARAGRVPFELADFRDRSSFSSSSAAKSLAFSAFVRAYFRFLDYRSLFAALEDTSGDDDANKCSDDPQTACLDRIAKKQFLLELLLQIRPYGDGMEVPLVLEAMDCALIEIFQVYSEICTAIARFLVSGVPGGPAKPTMRKAATAAGLKVLWRAAEQSAQLSSYFDLCRGLGVANARKLPAAFVRLKDDDVRDLERILMSDTQDDNSDEAEPEAEAEGMTPADVKDAGPTSTTTTVVTTTTEWVTFDDEKSSAGAVASGGGHVSNHWNPFVAAPLDGREVGNLIELF